The window TGTTCAGGGCGAAGACATGGGTTACCGCGGTTTTATAGCCGGCGTGAAATACCTTCTTGACATCAACAATGGGCAGGATCCCTATCCTGAGGGCAAAAAAGTTGTCGTTGTCGGCGGCGGCAACGTGGCAATGGACTGCGTGAGGTCGTCATTCCGCATAGGCAAGCCCGATGTCCACCTGGTCTATAGACGCACCAAGAAAGAAATGCCTGCCGATCCCGTGGAGATCCACGAGGCAGAGGAAGAGGGCGTTGAGTTCCACTATCTGTGCAACCCCACGAGGATCCTTGAAAAGGATGGCAAAGTGGTCGGCGTGGAATGCATTCGCATGGAATTGGGAGAACCTGACCAGAGCGGCCGCAGGAGGCCGGTGCCGGTCCCGGGCTCTGAATTCGTGATCGAAACAGACATTCTCATCCCGGCCATCGGGCAGGCCGTCGACTTTTCTTTTCTGGATAGAACGGAGGATTTCACTATAACAAAATGGAAGACCTTCCAGGTTGACCAGGAGACCTTCGAGACGAACGTTGCCGGAGTGTTTTCAGCCGGCGATTGCGAGACCGGTCCCGATGTTCTCGTTCGTGCCTGCGGAAACGGGAAGCGCGCTGCCTGGAAGATCGATGAGTATCTGAAGGGAGAGAAACCGAAGGCCCGCATGAGTGAGAAGTTCGTAAAGTTCTTCGGTGATGTCAAGGTCTACGACAAGAACGAAAATGTCGGTTTTCTGGGCGATCGGGCACGACTTCTTCTGCGGCCGATGGCCCCCGAGGTCAGAAAATGGACCTTCGCAGAGGTGGAAGAGGGTTTCCGTACCGATGAGGCGATCACAGAGGCGTCGCGGTGCCTTCGCTGTTACAGAATAGGTATGATTGCGGTTGGTTGAAAAGGGAACGGGAATGATAACACTCAAGATAGACGGCAAAGAGATAAAGACCGAAGAAGGCAAGACCATACTCGAGGCTGCGCGGGATAACAATATATACATTCCCACGCTGTGCTACCATGAGAACCTTCTCCCCATTGGCTCCTGCAGGCTTTGCATCGTTGAGATCGACGGGTACGAAAAACCCATGGCATCCTGTACTACTGCCGCCGCCGAGGGCATATCGGTGACGACCCGGTCAGAAAAGCTTTTCGGCATGCGTCAGGAGTATCTCAGGTTCCTCCTCGTCAATCATCCCCTTGACTGTCCCATCTGTGATTCTGCCGGCGAATGCCGCCTGCAGGACCTCGTATTTGAACATAAGATAGAATGCGTCGACCTTGCCGCCGACAGGGAGCCAAAAAAGGCGAAAGCCTATGCCACAGCGCTTATAAGATATTCCGAAGACAGGTGTGTCCTGTGTCTGCGGTGCGTTCATGCCTGCCGGGAAGTCTCCGGACGGAGGGTCTTGGAACTCGCCGGTAGTGGAATAGAAGCTGCGATGGCCCCGAAGGTCCCCGAGGACTGCATCTCCTGCGGCGAATGTCTTTCTATGTGCCCCGTGGGCGCCCTCACGGAACAGGAGAGTTCCTTGAAGAGCAGGAAATGGCAGACAAAACGCCAGACAACGACCTGCCCCCATTGTGGTTTTGGCTGTTCACTGGATCTTGATGTCTACGAGGACAGGTTCATAACGAAGGTCGTGACCAGTCCGTCGTGTTTGCCCAACAGGGGTTCGCTGTGCGTGATGGGACGGTTCGGGTATGACTTTGCAAATAATGAGGCGAGACTTGCGGCACCCACCGTCAAAGAGGGTGCTCAAGCGGTCGAAACTACTTTGGCCGAGGCCGTAGAAGCGACCGCATCGGCCCTCACGAAATTGGACAAGGAAGGCAAGGCCATCGGTTTTGTCGTATCTTCGCGGGCGACGAACGAAGAGGCCTACATGATATCGCAGATCGGGAAGAGGTTCTCAAAAAGCCAGTTCGGGACTGCCGGGTATTACCATACGGGTAAAGTGCTGGAAACTTTGCGCCGGATGGGTATCCGCTATCCCTACGAATATGATGCCCTGAGCAAGTGTGACCTGGTGGTTGTCGCCGGCGGCGATCTCCTCGGAAACAATCATCTCCTCGGGAACAAGGTGCGTGAGGCGGTGAAGGGCAGGGGCGCCAGGGTCGCCGTCATTGATCCTTCCGCCACATCCCTTACGCGGGTCAGCGATGTGTGGGTCAAAGTGGCCCCCGGGACAGACGCGCTGTTCTTCAATGGTATCGCTTCACAGTTGATCGCAGACAAGAAGAGCGACCCGGAAGCTCAGAATCTGGATGGTTTTTCCGGTTATGCCGCGGGAGGGAAGGCGGATGCCGCAAAAGGGAGCGGCGCTGACGAGAAGAGCGTCGACAGGTTCTATGCCCTTTTTGCCGCGGCCTCCTCGGTTGCCGTCATATTCGGCACAGGTATCAGCAGCAAGACGGAGAGCATGGAATCCCTTCTGAATCTCTGTCTTGTAAAAGGGGTTCAAAGAACGGGAGTGGTGATGCCTATCGCCCTGCAGTCGAACGCCGTCGGTGTCCTTTCCATTCTGCCCGATGCCGTCGGTTCCGGAGAGGTGCTGGAAAAAGCAGAGGGCCTCTTCATCTACGAAGACGATCCCTTTCATTATCTTGGGGGCAAAGGTGTCGAGGAATCACTGAAAAAGAAGGCATTTGTGGCCGCGTGCGACTTGTTCGCCACGGGCACTTCAGCATACGCCCACGTCGTTGTGCCCGCAGGAAGTTTTGCAGAGAAGGAAGGCAGCTTTGTCGCCGAGGATGGTTTTATGCGGAAGGTGGGACGGGCGAAGGGGAGTTCATCGCCGGGATTCGAGTTCCTGAGGCTGCTCCTTGACCGTCTTGGCGGCGGCCTGTATAGAGACGAGGCCGAGGCCTCGACGGTTCTCTTCGGAAAAGAGATCCTTGTGAAAAATGAAGGTGGCAGGGCGATGCTCAAGCCGACGGATGGCACGGCGCACTTTGCTTCATCGGAGAAGGCCGCACCGGAAGGATCGGCGAAGCCCTTCACTCTTGTTTTGAGGAATGTATTCTTTCACCATCATTTGGCGGGCAAGGGAGTTTACTCGAAGATGGTGTACCTCCAGAACCCCGCCGTTGCAGGAGACAAGCTGTTCATTTCCCCGGAGGACGCGGCGGCCCTGGGAATATCCGACGGCGGCCAGGTCGTCGTTGAATCGGATAAGGGGGTTCTGCAGCATCCCGCCACGATCAGGGAAGGTCTTGGCAGGGGAGTGCTTGAATACAGGATGTTAAGGAACAGGCAGGACATATTGAAACTGACCGATGGATACGGTAAACACATCGCAGTGACGGTTAAAAAGGGTTAAGGCATGGAACCGTTCTACACGTTAATCGAAATGGTGGTCAAGAACATAGTCGTAGTTCTCGTTCTCATGGGTTTCGTGGCATATACCACGCTCCTCGAACGAAAGCTTCTCGGCCGTTTGCAGGTGAGGCTCGGGCCGAACAGAGTGGGTCCCTTCGGTCTTCTCCAGCCTATTGCTGATGGTGTCAAGTCCTTCTTCAAGGAAGACATCATACCCGATGAAGCTGACAAGACACTCTACGTCCTGGCACCCGGTATATCACTCTTCGCTGCGCTCAGCCTGTTTGCCGTGGTTCCCTTCGGAGGAACGATCACTCTCCTCGGCAGAGAGATAAAGCTTGTCATCGCAGATATTGATACGGGGTTGCTTTACCTTCTTGCCATGGCGACTCTGGGTGAATATGGCGTCGTTCTCGGCGGGTGGGCTTCGGGGAACAAATACGGCGTGCTCGGAGCATTGCGCGCCGCTGCACAGATGATAAGCTACGAAGTGGCCCTGGGCCTCGCGGTGATCGGAACCATCATTCTTGCCGGGTCGCTGAACCTTCGCGAGATCGTTGCCGCGCAGGACGGAATGTGGTTCATCGTTAAATACCCCTTCGGCTTCATCTTCTACATCGTGGCCGGACTGGCGGAAATCAACAGAACGCCTTTTGATATGCCGGAATCGGAGAGCGAACTTGCGTGCGGCTTCAACATCGAGTACAGCAGCATGAAGTTTGCGACCTTCATGATCGCCGAATACGCGCACATGTTTACCGTTGCGGCGATCGTTACCACCCTGTTCCTCGGAGGGTGGATGGGCCCATGGCTGCCCGGACCGGTATGGTTCGTGATAAAGGTCTTTGTGGTCATCTTCTTCTTCATCTGGGAGAGGGGTACATTTCCACGGTTGAGATACGATCATATCATGCATTTCGGATGGAAGGTGCTCTTGCCTCTTACCCTTCTTAATGTTGTTGTCACCGCCGCCCTCGTGGCACTGGGGGTGCTGTAATGAAAGTGATCCTGCCGCTCCTCAAGGGTCTTCGGCTTACGTTCACGAGAGTCTTCACGAAGCCCATAACCTATCAATACCCGGAGCACAAGCATGAGGTTCCCGAAAGATGGCGGGGCATACACTATTTCAAGAAGAACGAGGCCGGAGAAACGGCCTGTGTGGCCTGCGGCCTGTGTGTTAAAGTCTGTCCCAACCAGTGCATCACCCTGGAGATAGGCGAGAAATTTGACGGGAAGCGCTACCCGCTGAAATACGAGATCGATCCCTGGCGGTGCATATACTGCGGGTTCTGTCAGGATGCCTGCCCGGTGAACGCCATCAATCTCGGGAAAGACTATGAGCAGGCATATTACCGGAAAGAGGATTTTGTTCTGGATATGAAAAAACTCCTTGCCATGTATGAGGATAAAAAATGATCGGCATCGGTATCGGATTCAAATGGTTTATCTTTGTTGTAATGGCCCTTATGGCGACGGGTTCGTCGCTCATGATCGTCACAAGGAAAAACCCTATCCACAGCGCCCTCTGGCTGATCGTGACCTTTTTTTCCGTCGCGATCCTCTATGTACTGCTCAACGCAACCTTCATCGCGGTCGCCCAGGTTATGGTCTATGCCGGGGCGGTAATGATGCTGGTGCTCTTCGTGATCATGCTGATACATCTCGAATGGGGAGCACAATGGAAGTCGAAACTTTCCTTTGCGAAGCTCATGGGAGGGATCATCACGGTAATGCTTTTCCTGCAGATCCTGGCAGGAGTGTTTACATACGGCAGCGTGGGGCAAATGGGCAGCTACAGCACTGAGAAACTCGCTGAACTGGGCAATACGAGGGCGGTGGGAAGTTTGCTGTACGGCAAATATGTGTTCGCGTTCGAGGTTGCCTCGATACTTCTTCTGGTAGGCATCGTCGGGGCTGTGATGCTTGCCAGGAAAAGAAAGGACTAGGAGATAGAAATGTTGCCCGAGATACCGCAGACCCTCTATTACTTGCTCTCGGCGGTGCTGTTCACCGTGGGAGCGGTGGGTGTCATCACGCGGCGGAATGCGATCGTGATCTTTATGTGCATCGAACTCATGCTGAACGCCGTTAACCTGAGCTTCATAACCTCGGGAAGTTTTCTCAATTCCCTGGACGGGACCATCTTCGTTATCTTCATTATGGCCGTTGCGGCGGCGGAGGCGGCGGTGGGGCTCGCCATATTCGTGCTCATATTCAGGTTGAAGGGCACGGTACACGTTGACGATTTTAATCTGCTTAAGGGCTAAAGAAGGGGTTTTAAATGGCTGACCTTATCTGGCTTATACCGGCGTTTCCTGCGATCGGGTTTATAATAAACGGTCTTCTTGGTGTACGCTTCCCTAAGACGCTTACTGCCTGGGTCGCATGCCTTTCCGTGATAGCATCTTTCGTAGTGTCGGCAATCATTTTTGTGCAGTTTCTGCAACTTCCGGCTGAGAGCAGGGTCTATGAAATGACCGTCTTCGACTGGATCGTCTCTGGCGATTTTAAGACAGAGATCGGCTTCAGGATCGATGCTCTGTCGATCATCATGTGCCTCATTGTCTCCGGTGTGGGCTCTCTGATCCATATTTATTCCGCGGGTTATATGCATGGCGATCCGGGGTTCAGGAGATACTTTACGTACCTCAACCTCTTCGTCTTCATGATGCTTACCCTCGTGACGGGTGACAACGTTCTCCTCATGTTCGTGGGATGGGAGGGGGTGGGGCTTTGTTCGTATCTCCTTATAGGATTCTGGTATGAGAAGGACTCCGCATCGAACGCTGGGAAGAAGGCGTTCATTGTCAACAGGATCGGGGATTTCGGCTTCCTCCTCGGCGTTTTCCTGCTGGTTGGGACACTTGGAGCGGCGGGGGTCTGGACCTTGAAATTTTCCGAGCTTCAGGCAAATGTGAATTTGATAGGGCCTGGTCTGGCGACGGCAATAACTCTTCTCTTCTTCGTGGGAGCAACGGGAAAGTCTGCCCAGATACCTCTCTATGTGTGGCTGCCGGACGCGATGGAAGGCCCCACGCCTGTCAGCTCCCTCATCCACGCGGCAACGATGGTCACGGCCGGTGTCTACATGATCGCCCGTTTGAACTTTCTCTATGTGCTTGCCCCGACAACGTTGCTTATCGTAACGGTTGTCGGCCTTCTGACGGCGTTTTTCGCCGCAACGATCGGATGTGCCCAATACGACATCAAGAGGGTTCTCGCCTATTCGACGGTAAGTCAACTGGGCTACATGTTCGTCGGTGTCGGCGCGGGGGCGTATGCGGCGGGCGTTTTCCATCTCATGACGCATGCCTTCTTCAAGGGGCTGCTCTTTTTGGCGGCGGGCAGCGTGATGCACGCCATGAGCGGCGAACTGGATATGAGGAAGATGGGTGGACTGCGCAAGAAGATACCCATCACAT is drawn from Syntrophorhabdaceae bacterium and contains these coding sequences:
- a CDS encoding 2Fe-2S iron-sulfur cluster-binding protein, with amino-acid sequence MITLKIDGKEIKTEEGKTILEAARDNNIYIPTLCYHENLLPIGSCRLCIVEIDGYEKPMASCTTAAAEGISVTTRSEKLFGMRQEYLRFLLVNHPLDCPICDSAGECRLQDLVFEHKIECVDLAADREPKKAKAYATALIRYSEDRCVLCLRCVHACREVSGRRVLELAGSGIEAAMAPKVPEDCISCGECLSMCPVGALTEQESSLKSRKWQTKRQTTTCPHCGFGCSLDLDVYEDRFITKVVTSPSCLPNRGSLCVMGRFGYDFANNEARLAAPTVKEGAQAVETTLAEAVEATASALTKLDKEGKAIGFVVSSRATNEEAYMISQIGKRFSKSQFGTAGYYHTGKVLETLRRMGIRYPYEYDALSKCDLVVVAGGDLLGNNHLLGNKVREAVKGRGARVAVIDPSATSLTRVSDVWVKVAPGTDALFFNGIASQLIADKKSDPEAQNLDGFSGYAAGGKADAAKGSGADEKSVDRFYALFAAASSVAVIFGTGISSKTESMESLLNLCLVKGVQRTGVVMPIALQSNAVGVLSILPDAVGSGEVLEKAEGLFIYEDDPFHYLGGKGVEESLKKKAFVAACDLFATGTSAYAHVVVPAGSFAEKEGSFVAEDGFMRKVGRAKGSSSPGFEFLRLLLDRLGGGLYRDEAEASTVLFGKEILVKNEGGRAMLKPTDGTAHFASSEKAAPEGSAKPFTLVLRNVFFHHHLAGKGVYSKMVYLQNPAVAGDKLFISPEDAAALGISDGGQVVVESDKGVLQHPATIREGLGRGVLEYRMLRNRQDILKLTDGYGKHIAVTVKKG
- the nuoH gene encoding NADH-quinone oxidoreductase subunit NuoH — protein: MEPFYTLIEMVVKNIVVVLVLMGFVAYTTLLERKLLGRLQVRLGPNRVGPFGLLQPIADGVKSFFKEDIIPDEADKTLYVLAPGISLFAALSLFAVVPFGGTITLLGREIKLVIADIDTGLLYLLAMATLGEYGVVLGGWASGNKYGVLGALRAAAQMISYEVALGLAVIGTIILAGSLNLREIVAAQDGMWFIVKYPFGFIFYIVAGLAEINRTPFDMPESESELACGFNIEYSSMKFATFMIAEYAHMFTVAAIVTTLFLGGWMGPWLPGPVWFVIKVFVVIFFFIWERGTFPRLRYDHIMHFGWKVLLPLTLLNVVVTAALVALGVL
- a CDS encoding NADH-quinone oxidoreductase subunit I, producing MKVILPLLKGLRLTFTRVFTKPITYQYPEHKHEVPERWRGIHYFKKNEAGETACVACGLCVKVCPNQCITLEIGEKFDGKRYPLKYEIDPWRCIYCGFCQDACPVNAINLGKDYEQAYYRKEDFVLDMKKLLAMYEDKK
- a CDS encoding NADH-quinone oxidoreductase subunit J: MIGIGIGFKWFIFVVMALMATGSSLMIVTRKNPIHSALWLIVTFFSVAILYVLLNATFIAVAQVMVYAGAVMMLVLFVIMLIHLEWGAQWKSKLSFAKLMGGIITVMLFLQILAGVFTYGSVGQMGSYSTEKLAELGNTRAVGSLLYGKYVFAFEVASILLLVGIVGAVMLARKRKD
- the nuoK gene encoding NADH-quinone oxidoreductase subunit NuoK, which produces MLPEIPQTLYYLLSAVLFTVGAVGVITRRNAIVIFMCIELMLNAVNLSFITSGSFLNSLDGTIFVIFIMAVAAAEAAVGLAIFVLIFRLKGTVHVDDFNLLKG
- the nuoL gene encoding NADH-quinone oxidoreductase subunit L, with the translated sequence MADLIWLIPAFPAIGFIINGLLGVRFPKTLTAWVACLSVIASFVVSAIIFVQFLQLPAESRVYEMTVFDWIVSGDFKTEIGFRIDALSIIMCLIVSGVGSLIHIYSAGYMHGDPGFRRYFTYLNLFVFMMLTLVTGDNVLLMFVGWEGVGLCSYLLIGFWYEKDSASNAGKKAFIVNRIGDFGFLLGVFLLVGTLGAAGVWTLKFSELQANVNLIGPGLATAITLLFFVGATGKSAQIPLYVWLPDAMEGPTPVSSLIHAATMVTAGVYMIARLNFLYVLAPTTLLIVTVVGLLTAFFAATIGCAQYDIKRVLAYSTVSQLGYMFVGVGAGAYAAGVFHLMTHAFFKGLLFLAAGSVMHAMSGELDMRKMGGLRKKIPITYWTTFIACLAIAGIPGLSGFFSKDEILWMAYSRHHSFWFWFIGAVTAGMTAFYMFRMFFNTFHGECRASEEVKHHIHESPKVMTIPLMILAVLSIVGGYVGVPQVLGGANHIEKWLEPVFGHHAAAATVHSGGFGIVSTAFASTAEGHGAAGGAEMMLMIGAIIIGLLGIFIAWLFYVKNPELPKRFVEKFHGLFTLVHNKYFVDEFYGFIFVKGLFKVGKVCKDFFDETIIDGIINGIAGALSGISGLIRKVQNGLVQGYAFAIIFGAIIVIGYLISRIL